A single region of the Oryzias melastigma strain HK-1 linkage group LG23, ASM292280v2, whole genome shotgun sequence genome encodes:
- the lrrc4.1 gene encoding leucine-rich repeat-containing protein 4, protein MSLLGRVAVHRARKAALFCVLFLMVRAWSSASLALAGAAVPQGPQGCPPQCSCSNQQGKVVCTRRGLTRVPPGIPANTRHLNLMENAIEAVQADSFRHLHHLEVLQLGRNAIRQIEVGAFNGLTSLNTLELFDNRLTVVPSGAFEYLSKLRELWLRNNPIESIPSYAFNRVPSLMRLDLGELRKLEYISEGAFEGLQNLKYLNLGMCNIRGDMPNLSPLKGLEELEISENLFPVIKPGSFKGLRSLKKLWVMNSQITIIERNAFDGLSSLVELNLAHNNLSAVPHNLFSPLRYLVELHLHHNPWNCGCEAAWLARWLREYIPTNSTCCGRCNSPVTMRGRQLIEVEQGEGAAVQCSAPFIADAPRDLNISAGRVAELRCSTAPMSSVSWLLPNGTILTHASWHPRISVLSDGTLNFSNVLAVDTGTYTCMVSNAAGNSNASAYLNVSAAELNTSVLSYFTTVTVEVLGPTTEMPKPKTSMTTAAAGAGVAGGGGIGLGTTTTTAAPSDYQPVFISTPTVLLQNTDSPANAAKPSILPGLRGVTGKPGKSGPSLDEVMTTTKIIIGCFVAVTLLAAVMLIAFYKLRKRHQQRSTVAAARTVEIIQVDDEDLPPPASATQESSLTLPEIRDHNSIHKLDFISHKTEYNFHKPKAEYKPQPDFTLHKPKAEYTTYKPNMDFSSHKPTAEYNTHKSTPDFSLHRPKLDCSPFRQDYNPHKQEYSPFKTEFGIHHKVKTEYSPFKADYSTHPRQRTDFSPFKRDYSTQPKVKHDYSPLKSDYNTQHKSKSEYSPFKTDFGTHPRFKPDHMPFKPDYSTQPKLKMDYNPQRPKTDITYKTKDHYTPHKTAPDYNAFKTEFSPHQVDYSAFKSDFSPHTQRPKLDYSPHKMDYSPHKMDYSTLKPKYNTYKPTGHGAKWTDNNVGNSLPRTLPSTVTTMAEPYVIKTHTKEKVQETQI, encoded by the coding sequence ATGAGTCTCCTGGGGCGGGTAGCTGTGCATCGTGCCAGGAAAGCCGCCCTGTTCTGTGTATTATTCCTGATGGTGCGAGCGTGGAGCAGCGCCTCCCTGGCCTTGGCGGGGGCGGCGGTGCCTCAAGGACCTCAGGGCTGTCCACCACAGTGTTCCTGCAGTAATCAGCAGGGGAAAGTGGTGTGCACTCGAAGGGGCCTAACCCGAGTGCCCCCTGGGATTCCTGCCAACACACGACACCTCAATCTAATGGAAAACGCCATTGAGGCGGTGCAGGCTGACTCTTTCCGCCATCTGCACCACCTTGAGGTGCTCCAGCTTGGGCGAAATGCCATACGGCAGATTGAGGTGGGTGCGTTTAACGGACTGACGAGCCTCAACACATTGGAGCTCTTTGATAACAGGTTGACAGTTGTGCCTAGTGGGGCCTTTGAGTACCTGTCTAAACTGAGAGAACTGTGGCTGAGGAACAACCCAATTGAAAGTATTCCCTCATATGCCTTTAACCGGGTGCCCTCACTCATGAGACTGGACCTAGGAGAACTAAGAAAATTGGAGTACATCTCAGAAGGAGCTTTTGAAGGTCTACAAAATCTCAAGTACCTCAACCTGGGAATGTGCAACATAAGGGGTGATATGCCAAACCTGAGTCCCCTAAAGGGCCTTGAGGAGCTGGAGATCTCGGAAAATCTGTTCCCTGTGATAAAGCCGGGCTCCTTCAAAGGTCTACGGTCTCTCAAAAAACTATGGGTGATGAACTCACAAATCACCATAATTGAACGCAATGCTTTCGATGGCTTATCTTCACTGGTGGAACTCAATCTTGCCCACAACAACCTGAGTGCAGTGCCACACAACCTATTCTCCCCACTCAGGTACCTGGTGGAGCTTCATCTTCACCACAACCCTTGGAACTGCGGCTGTGAGGCGGCATGGTTAGCACGCTGGCTAAGGGAGTACATCCCTACCAACTCAACTTGCTGTGGACGATGCAACTCACCTGTTACGATGAGAGGACGTCAGTTAATTGAAGTGGAACAAGGTGAGGGTGCAGCAGTTCAGTGTTCTGCACCATTCATTGCGGATGCACCAAGGGACTTGAACATTTCAGCAGGGAGAGTTGCTGAGCTGCGTTGCAGCACTGCCCCAATGTCTTCAGTGAGTTGGTTGCTACCCAATGGGACTATTCTGACACATGCCTCTTGGCACCCCAGGATATCAGTACTTAGTGATGGTACCCTTAACTTCTCAAATGTCTTGGCAGTAGACACCGGTACTTACACATGCATGGTGTCCAATGCGGCTGGGAACTCTAACGCCTCGGCCTATCTCAACGTGAGCGCAGCCGAGCTCAACACGTCCGTCTTGAGCTACTTTACCACAGTGACTGTGGAGGTCTTGGGTCCGACGACAGAGATGCCCAAACCTAAGACTAGCATGAcaacagctgctgcaggagctggagttgcaggaggaggaggaatagGCCTAGGGACAACAACCACAACTGCAGCTCCTTCTGATTATCAACCAGTTTTTATCTCAACACCAACAGTGCTGCTGCAAAACACTGACAGTCCAGCAAACGCAGCCAAGCCATCTATTTTACCGGGACTTAGAGGCGTCACTGGCAAACCAGGCAAGTCTGGCCCAAGCCTGGATGAAGTGATGACGACCACCAAAATCATCATAGGTTGCTTTGTGGCAGTGACATTGTTGGCTGCAGTCATGTTAATTGCCTTCTACAAACTGAGAAAGCGCCACCAGCAAAGGAGCACAGTGGCAGCTGCCCGAACAGTGGAGATTATTCAGGTGGATGACGAGGACCTTCCACCACCAGCATCAGCAACCCAAGAGTCATCTCTAACATTACCTGAAATACGGGACCACAACAGCATTCATAAACTGGATTTTATCAGCCACAAGACTGAATACAATTTTCACAAACCTAAGGCTGAATATAAACCCCAGCCGGATTTTACATTACACAAGCCGAAGGCGGAATACACCACATATAAGCCAAATATGGACTTCAGTAGCCACAAACCCACAGCAGAATACAACACGCACAAATCAACACCTGACTTTAGCCTTCATAGACCAAAGCTCGACTGCAGTCCATTTAGACAGGACTACAACCCTCACAAGCAAGAATACAGCCCATTTAAGACAGAATTTGGCATTCACCATAAGGTTAAAACAGAATATAGTCCCTTCAAAGCAGATTACAGCACTCACCCTAGACAGAGAACCGACTTCAGCCCATTTAAACGAGATTATAGCACCCAACCAAAAGTAAAACACGACTACAGCCCATTGAAATCGGACTACAACACACAACATAAATCGAAATCTGAATACAGTCCATTCAAGACAGACTTTGGCACTCACCCAAGATTTAAGCCTGACCATATGCCATTTAAGCCTGACTATAGCACTCAACCCAAGCTCAAGATGGACTACAATCCCCAGAGACCCAAGACAGATATAACCTACAAAACTAAGGATCATTACACTCCTCATAAGACTGCGCCCGATTACAACGCCTTCAAGACCGAATTTAGCCCCCATCAAGTGGATTACAGCGCCTTCAAGTCTGACTTCAGTCCACACACTCAGAGACCGAAACTCGATTATAGTCCACATAAAATGGACTACAGCCCTCATAAGATGGACTACAGCACTCTTAAGCCCAAATACAACACGTACAAACCAACCGGCCACGGAGCTAAATGGACAGACAACAATGTTGGTAATTCTTTGCCTCGAACCCTGCCCAGCACCGTCACCACGATGGCTGAGCCCTACGTCATCAAAACTCACACCAAGGAGAAGGTACAAGAGACTCAGATTTAA